Proteins encoded in a region of the Suncus etruscus isolate mSunEtr1 chromosome 1, mSunEtr1.pri.cur, whole genome shotgun sequence genome:
- the SCAMP5 gene encoding secretory carrier-associated membrane protein 5 gives MAEKVNNFPPLPKFIPLKPCFYQDFEADIPPQHLNMTKRLYYLWMLNSVTLAVNLVGCLAWLIGGGGATNFGLAFLWLILFTPCSYVCWFRPIYKAFKTDSSFSFMAFFFTFMAQMVISIIQAVGIPGWGVCGWIATISFFGTNVGSAVVMLIPTIMFTVVAVFSFIALSMVHKFYRGSGGSFSKAQEEWTTGAWKNPHVQQAAQNAAMGAAQGAMNQPQTQYSATPSYTYSNEM, from the exons ATGGCAG AGAAAGTGAACAACTTTCCCCCGTTGCCCAAGTTCATCCCTCTGAAGCCATGTTTCTACCAAGACTTCGAGGCTGATATTCCACCACAGCATCTCAACATGACCAAACGTCTCTACTACCTCTGGATGT TGAACAGCGTCACGCTGGCCGTGAACCTGGTGGGCTGCCTGGCGTGGCTGATCGGAGGCGGGGGAGCCACCAACTTTGGCCTCGCCTTTCTCTGGCTCATCCTCTTCACACCCTGCTCCTACGTCTGCTGGTTTCGGCCCATTTACAAGGCTTTCAA GACTGACAGCTCCTTTAGTTTCATGGCGTTCTTCTTCACCTTCATGGCTCAGATGGTTATCAGCATCATTCAAGCTGTGGGCATCCCAGGATGGGGCGTCTG CGGTTGGATTGCCACTATCTCTTTCTTTGGCACGAATGTTGGCTCAGCTGTGGTGATGCTTATCCCCACCATCATGTTCACGGTTGTGGCTGTCTTCTCCTTCATCGCCCTCAGTATG GTCCATAAATTCTACCGAGGCAGTGGGGGGAGTTTCAGCAAAGCACAGGAAGAGTGGACCACCGGGGCATGGAAGAACCCGCACGTGCAGCAGGCAGCTCAGAATGCAGCCATGGGTGCGGCCCAGGGAGCCATGAACCAGCCGCAGACGCAGTATTCTGCTACCCCTAGCTATACATACTCCAATGAGATGTGA
- the PPCDC gene encoding phosphopantothenoylcysteine decarboxylase, with protein MQSPHNPMEPTASCPAAAAMVDRQVHVLVGVTGSVAALKLPLLVSRLLDIPGLEVAVVTTERAKHFYSAHDVPVTLYSDADEWEMWKNRGDPVLHIDLRRWADLLLVAPLDANTLGKVASGICDNLLTCVIRAWDRNKPLLFCPAMNTAMWEHPITAQQVGQLKAFGYIEIPCVAKKLVCGDQGLGAMAEVDTIVDKVRETLSTHCSVS; from the exons ATGCAAAGCCCTCACAATCCCATGGAGCCAACAGCCTCTTGTCCAGCAGCTGCAGCCATGGTGGATAGACAGGTCCATGTTCTTGTGGGCGTCACTGGGAGTGTGGCAGCCCTAAAATTGCCTCTTCTGGTGTCAAGGCTTTTGGACATTCCTGGC cTGGAAGTAGCTGTGGTCACAACTGAGAGAGCCAAACATTTCTACAGCGCCCATGATGTCCCTGTCACCCTGTACAGCGATGCTGACGAATGGGAG ATGTGGAAGAACCGGGGGGACCCCGTCCTCCACATTGACCTGCGGCGGTGGGCCGACCTCCTGCTGGTGGCACCCCTGGATGCCAACACTTTAGGAAAGGTGGCCAGTGGCATCTGTGACAACCTACTT ACGTGTGTCATCCGAGCATGGGACCGCAACAAGCCCCTGCTCTTCTGCCCAGCCATGAACACTGCCATGTGGGAGCACCCCATCACAGCCCAGCAGGTGGGCCAGCTTAAGGCCTTTGGCTACATCGAGATCCCCTGTGTGGCCAAGAAGCTGGTGTGTGGAGACCAAG GTCTGGGGGCTATGGCAGAAGTGGACACCATCGTGGATAAAGTGAGAGAGACCCTCAGCACACACTGCAGCGTCTCTTAG